A stretch of the Terriglobia bacterium genome encodes the following:
- a CDS encoding DUF11 domain-containing protein: MSRLLTWVELAVFALLCHFTSLTVTMAQAPSADVLISSAVSSNPAVTASNFDFVVSISNRGPSAAPNVILTIPMPDNTSFRALSAPPGWACAPPPVGVTTTIICVNQSLQVGGPSLVVLTLTVGCALADGIVLLNNASIGSSSSDPNPFIDPDPSNNQSTASVAISNPTRLTPTSRTFTSSGGDNSVVVTTPSTCPWTAVSNSPFVVIISGNSGVGNGTVGYTVLPSAGSTPRTAKLTIAGLVFTLTQTPPGVGNSQIDLLLPAAGASTASTTGADRIVHTGYATLDLSSEKAVHGGGDPSVVSAPYGIAVFSVAQNGLVISEVGVPASPPTTDAEIFVDYRLGVATKSNTADVGALDINTGIAIVNTGASQANVFFDLNNSSGALLAFGGGVLLPGTHIAKFMNQLSEFAPGFVLPQNFPTDIKFGVLEIFSDQPVSILALRQTTNQRGESLFTTTPVADLTKPLTAGPLFFPQLADGGGFTTSVVLMNPSNATETGTVQILDNKGAPLGIHRVGDPPGVSSTFTYSILPFAAYILSTDGAPDIINTGSVQITPRIGTNTPAGQALVSFTPAGTLVTESGVPPAVPTTHAHIFIDQSEGHNTGLALASPSSVPFQVKVTAFQPDGAVQLGSGIVDLKGNGHDAKFINEIIPSLPAGFTGVLDITSPVPFVALTLRSLTNSRGDFLLTTFPIADANAAAPAPIIFPQIADGGGFRTEFILLNTAGSTISTLNLFSDDGTPLSFGKKVPSNPR; the protein is encoded by the coding sequence ATGAGTCGTCTTCTGACTTGGGTCGAACTGGCTGTTTTTGCGCTCTTGTGTCATTTCACTAGTCTAACTGTTACGATGGCACAGGCCCCGAGTGCGGATGTGCTGATCTCATCCGCTGTCTCATCCAATCCGGCAGTCACGGCCTCCAATTTTGATTTTGTCGTTTCTATCTCTAATCGGGGACCGTCGGCCGCACCCAACGTCATTCTTACTATTCCCATGCCGGACAACACCTCTTTTCGCGCCCTGTCCGCTCCTCCGGGTTGGGCATGCGCACCCCCCCCGGTGGGGGTCACCACCACGATCATTTGCGTGAATCAATCGTTGCAGGTGGGTGGACCGAGCCTCGTTGTGCTGACTCTTACCGTGGGGTGTGCCTTGGCCGATGGTATTGTCCTGCTCAACAATGCCTCCATCGGTTCCTCAAGTAGCGATCCGAATCCATTCATTGATCCTGACCCCAGTAATAATCAGAGCACTGCTTCAGTCGCCATCTCCAATCCCACCCGGCTTACACCAACCAGCAGAACGTTTACCTCGAGTGGGGGGGACAACAGCGTGGTCGTGACGACGCCCTCGACGTGTCCATGGACAGCGGTTAGCAACTCCCCGTTTGTCGTAATTATTTCAGGAAACTCCGGGGTGGGGAACGGGACGGTGGGCTATACGGTGTTACCAAGCGCTGGCTCCACACCGCGCACCGCCAAATTGACGATCGCCGGCCTAGTTTTCACGCTGACACAGACTCCACCCGGGGTAGGGAATTCTCAGATTGACCTCCTTCTCCCTGCCGCGGGGGCCAGTACGGCGTCCACGACCGGGGCGGACCGGATTGTACATACCGGGTACGCCACTCTGGATTTGAGTTCCGAGAAGGCGGTCCATGGAGGTGGGGATCCCAGCGTGGTGAGCGCCCCCTATGGGATCGCGGTATTCAGCGTTGCCCAGAACGGCTTGGTGATCAGTGAGGTAGGTGTCCCCGCTTCGCCTCCAACCACCGACGCAGAAATCTTCGTCGACTATCGGTTGGGGGTCGCCACCAAATCCAATACTGCAGACGTCGGAGCGCTCGACATCAATACCGGGATCGCCATCGTGAACACCGGGGCGTCTCAGGCGAACGTCTTTTTTGATTTGAACAATTCGAGCGGGGCACTTTTGGCATTCGGGGGCGGCGTACTTCTCCCTGGGACTCATATCGCTAAATTTATGAACCAGCTCAGCGAATTCGCGCCAGGGTTTGTCTTGCCCCAGAATTTTCCAACTGACATTAAGTTCGGGGTGCTGGAGATTTTCAGCGATCAGCCGGTCTCAATCCTGGCATTGAGGCAGACCACAAATCAGCGGGGGGAATCGCTCTTCACAACGACGCCCGTGGCAGACTTGACCAAACCCTTAACGGCTGGACCCCTCTTCTTTCCGCAGCTCGCCGATGGCGGGGGATTTACCACCTCCGTGGTCCTCATGAACCCCTCCAATGCTACCGAAACCGGGACCGTTCAAATCCTGGATAACAAGGGGGCTCCGCTAGGGATACATCGGGTAGGAGATCCGCCCGGCGTAAGTTCGACATTCACCTACTCCATTCTACCCTTCGCAGCCTACATCTTGTCGACCGATGGCGCGCCTGACATTATTAATACCGGTTCGGTTCAAATCACTCCGAGGATCGGGACGAATACCCCGGCTGGACAGGCCCTAGTGAGCTTCACGCCGGCGGGAACGCTGGTCACCGAATCAGGAGTTCCGCCGGCAGTTCCTACGACGCATGCCCATATCTTCATTGATCAATCCGAAGGTCACAACACGGGATTGGCCCTTGCCTCACCCAGCAGTGTGCCCTTTCAAGTGAAAGTCACGGCCTTTCAGCCTGACGGCGCCGTTCAATTGGGAAGCGGCATTGTGGATTTGAAGGGTAATGGTCATGACGCGAAATTCATTAATGAAATCATCCCGTCCCTTCCGGCTGGTTTTACCGGAGTTCTGGATATCACGTCCCCTGTTCCATTCGTTGCCCTGACCCTGCGTTCCCTGACAAATTCCCGGGGTGACTTTCTCCTGACTACGTTTCCCATCGCAGACGCCAATGCGGCTGCCCCCGCCCCTATCATCTTCCCGCAGATTGCAGATGGAGGCGGATTTCGCACCGAATTCATCTTGCTCAATACGGCCGGTTCTACTATATCGACTCTTAATTTGTTTAGCGATGATGGAACCCCTCTGAGCTTCGGGAAAAAGGTTCCATCCAATCCGCGATAG
- a CDS encoding XTP/dITP diphosphatase, producing MTSVEKTRLFLATTNDGKIREIQHALDELPVAFSTLKDIKDAEICAEEKPTVLENAIYKALHYSRYSDALTLADDTGLEVDALSGAPGVHSARYAGEHAGDPENIEKLLQALVGVPEEKRAARFVCVMAMAFRGRLIKSFHGHCDGRILETPRGTGGFGYDPVFLIPSINKTFAELTTEEKNKISHRGKALERVHDYFLYATETA from the coding sequence ATGACCTCTGTTGAAAAGACCAGGCTTTTTTTGGCGACCACCAATGACGGTAAGATCCGGGAGATTCAACACGCCCTGGACGAGTTGCCGGTCGCCTTTTCCACCCTGAAAGACATCAAGGATGCTGAAATCTGTGCCGAGGAAAAACCGACGGTTTTGGAGAACGCCATCTACAAGGCATTGCATTACAGCCGTTATTCGGACGCCCTGACCCTGGCGGACGACACCGGGCTTGAAGTCGATGCCCTCAGTGGCGCCCCCGGCGTTCATTCGGCGCGGTACGCGGGCGAACATGCCGGCGACCCGGAAAACATTGAAAAGCTCCTGCAGGCCCTCGTGGGGGTTCCGGAGGAGAAGCGGGCGGCGCGGTTTGTTTGCGTGATGGCCATGGCCTTTCGAGGCCGCTTGATCAAATCGTTTCACGGCCATTGTGATGGACGCATCCTCGAGACACCGCGGGGAACAGGCGGGTTCGGATACGATCCAGTCTTCCTCATTCCCTCCATCAATAAGACGTTCGCCGAACTCACTACCGAGGAAAAGAACAAGATCAGCCACCGCGGGAAGGCCCTGGAGAGGGTGCACGACTATTTCTTGTACGCCACCGAAACCGCTTAA
- a CDS encoding recombinase family protein, with protein MAKVERVREVVSAPPTEELIRRKTDAGWKLVAVEWERETSREERETGVLSGEVPFGLKVGSDCVTLEEEQTEKLILLRTMELIVLDKNLTQVADELNGQGFRTRQGVKWSPVSVFNLLPRLIEVGPRILSSEDWAVRRQRLFDLV; from the coding sequence ATGGCAAAGGTCGAACGGGTCCGGGAAGTCGTCTCCGCTCCTCCGACTGAGGAACTCATACGCCGGAAGACGGATGCGGGCTGGAAGCTGGTGGCTGTTGAATGGGAGCGTGAGACCTCAAGGGAAGAGCGGGAGACGGGTGTCCTGAGTGGTGAGGTTCCCTTTGGCCTCAAAGTGGGAAGCGATTGTGTGACGCTCGAAGAAGAACAGACCGAAAAGCTGATCCTGTTGCGGACAATGGAATTAATCGTCCTGGATAAGAACCTGACACAGGTGGCGGATGAACTCAATGGTCAGGGATTCCGCACTCGACAAGGCGTGAAATGGAGTCCTGTCTCCGTCTTCAATCTGCTGCCACGATTGATTGAGGTCGGTCCTCGGATCCTCTCCAGCGAGGATTGGGCCGTTCGCAGGCAGCGGCTCTTCGATTTGGTGTGA
- the rph gene encoding ribonuclease PH: MRTDHRANDALRDVTIVPNYIQNAEGSALISVGRTRVICTASVEDTVPQFLRGQGKGWITSEYAMLPRATLTRTPREVTRGRPSGRTHEIQRLIGRSLRSVVELSRLGERTVYIDCDVIEADGGTRTASITGATVALAVALKRLCDEKRLETTPLKEMVAATSVGLIRGKAMLDLDYSEDSTAEVDMNVVMTGGGRFVEVQATAEGRPFEKEQMNQLLLLAEVGIQQLIEMQKKAIQKA; encoded by the coding sequence GTGCGCACTGATCACCGGGCGAATGATGCTTTGCGAGACGTCACTATCGTCCCGAATTACATCCAGAATGCTGAAGGGTCCGCGTTGATTTCAGTAGGACGAACGCGGGTCATCTGCACTGCGTCCGTTGAGGACACGGTGCCACAGTTTTTGCGGGGTCAAGGCAAGGGATGGATTACGAGTGAGTACGCCATGTTGCCGCGCGCCACATTAACGCGCACCCCCCGCGAGGTCACTCGCGGGCGCCCTTCCGGGCGCACTCACGAGATTCAACGATTGATCGGGCGCTCGCTGCGCAGTGTGGTAGAATTGAGCCGACTCGGAGAGAGAACCGTTTACATTGACTGTGACGTCATCGAGGCTGACGGCGGCACGCGCACCGCGTCCATTACCGGGGCCACGGTGGCTCTGGCTGTGGCCCTGAAACGGCTGTGCGATGAAAAGCGATTGGAGACCACCCCGTTGAAGGAGATGGTGGCGGCCACAAGCGTCGGCTTGATTCGCGGTAAAGCGATGCTGGATCTCGATTACAGTGAAGACAGCACCGCAGAGGTGGACATGAATGTGGTCATGACCGGAGGCGGCCGGTTCGTGGAGGTTCAGGCCACCGCCGAAGGACGCCCTTTTGAGAAGGAACAAATGAACCAACTGCTCTTGCTGGCGGAAGTCGGCATTCAACAACTGATCGAGATGCAAAAGAAGGCGATCCAGAAGGCGTAA
- a CDS encoding permease prefix domain 1-containing protein: MRQLRAWFRRLAGLFNKTRRDHELASELESHLQMHIEDNLRSGMIPAEARRQAILRLGGIEQVKERYRDRRGSADLSPPA, translated from the coding sequence ATGCGACAACTACGTGCGTGGTTCCGGCGGCTGGCCGGTTTGTTCAACAAAACTCGGCGTGATCACGAGCTGGCCAGCGAACTCGAATCCCATCTACAGATGCATATCGAAGACAATCTTCGATCGGGCATGATTCCTGCGGAGGCTCGCCGGCAGGCCATCCTCCGGCTGGGTGGCATCGAGCAAGTGAAAGAGCGGTATCGGGACCGTCGTGGAAGCGCCGACTTATCCCCTCCAGCCTGA
- a CDS encoding maleylpyruvate isomerase family mycothiol-dependent enzyme — protein MKPIVTVPLFPKLERMLVELLRSLSPGDWEKQTLAPKWKIKDVTAHLLDTALRGVSMGRDGHFHETAKITSNEELAAFINRLNQEGVSFYRRLSPGVLISMIEVASGLLSEFHASLDPFATSPIAVSWAGEERSANWFNTAREFTERWHHQQQIRLAVDKPGIMTPEFYFPVLDCFMRALPFTYRTRTARAGTYAQFNVSGECGGNWYLYREGESWRLAQTPIGERVSDTTIPQEIAWRIFTKGIDRDSAMSHVKVSGDTSLGLHILGMISIVA, from the coding sequence GTGAAACCCATCGTCACCGTCCCTTTGTTTCCAAAGCTCGAACGAATGCTGGTCGAATTACTTCGCTCTCTCAGCCCTGGGGACTGGGAGAAGCAGACCCTGGCGCCCAAGTGGAAGATCAAAGACGTCACAGCGCATCTGCTCGATACTGCACTTCGAGGCGTCTCCATGGGCCGTGACGGGCATTTCCACGAGACAGCCAAAATCACCTCGAACGAGGAGTTGGCGGCTTTCATTAACCGTTTAAATCAGGAAGGCGTCAGTTTTTATCGCCGGCTGAGTCCCGGTGTTTTGATTTCCATGATCGAAGTCGCCTCCGGGTTACTCAGCGAATTCCACGCCTCGCTGGATCCATTTGCGACCTCACCGATCGCCGTGAGTTGGGCCGGTGAAGAGCGGTCCGCAAACTGGTTCAATACCGCCCGCGAATTCACCGAGCGATGGCACCACCAGCAGCAGATCCGGCTGGCCGTCGACAAGCCGGGAATCATGACCCCCGAGTTCTACTTTCCGGTCCTGGACTGTTTCATGCGCGCCCTGCCATTCACCTATCGCACGCGAACCGCAAGAGCGGGAACATACGCTCAATTTAATGTTTCGGGGGAGTGCGGTGGAAACTGGTATCTCTATCGCGAGGGCGAGAGCTGGAGGCTTGCACAGACACCCATCGGGGAAAGGGTTTCAGATACGACGATTCCGCAGGAGATTGCATGGCGGATCTTCACGAAAGGGATTGACCGGGACTCTGCCATGTCGCATGTAAAAGTGAGCGGGGACACTAGCCTGGGACTTCACATCCTGGGTATGATTTCGATTGTGGCATAA
- a CDS encoding ADOP family duplicated permease: MRRLRAWLLRLGGAFNKERRDRELAEELESHLQMHIEDNLRRGMTPDEARRRALVKLGGLEQTKERYRERWGLPRLETVWQDARFGLRMMRKTPGFTAVIVLTLALGIGINTGIFQIFNALALRPLELPGSQRVLTLYQTFHLNQGPMHRNVHGSENLFSYYEYMEYRNQNHVFSGLLSYAPFVEVTLGGERSRQLLGTLASCNYFDVLGVRPVLGRTFIESDCAQTGNGAVVVLSDEMWRNAFAADPAVLGRTVSLNRVPLTIIGVTPRGFEGTEATPSTFWTPLTMQPVIYPGRVEQGDMLADDNLSWLQLMGRVRGDFSNKQVLADLRVIAARLDGRHPGFDTKIAVANSTLFVRPEEHHLMIGGGVVILCAVGLVLLIACANVASLLLARAAARRREIAIRLATGARRGRLVRQLLTESLLLALLGGVAGSLLAFWSFDRILKFTLLHLPEDLPTLNLTIAPDLRVLAYILVLTLLAAIAFGLAPAFEASRMDLSTQLKDEGADLQGNQPLGALLRRSLVGLQIAVSMVLLLTAGLLLRGLYRAQTIDPGFSLENITAVSSDLAGQGYSGERAAAFRSELINRLSALPGVEDVAQASVFPLGNSHQVTQGSIPGHEGGRRVELNAVSRNFFATMAIPIVRGRTFSNAEVQTDAKVVIVTEAAARLFWPGEDPVGQRLMIYNPVYEVIGVAKDAQVSHLGEAHPNYLYLPAGGDKLAQLHLLVRTAGAGASLKEMRSAVRELDPQLSADVVRLEDYLEFWRAPARVAAGFSAALGMLALLLASAGVYGTVSFAVSRRIREIGIRMALGADGQDVLHLILRQAMRPVLIGAAVGITVCAGVSWVLSNILFGLSSLDPIAFFAIPAFLLAVALLASYVPARRACRVDPMVALRYE, translated from the coding sequence ATGAGACGACTGCGCGCCTGGCTTCTGCGACTCGGTGGTGCGTTCAACAAGGAACGGCGTGACCGGGAATTAGCCGAAGAGCTGGAAAGCCATCTCCAGATGCATATCGAGGACAACCTGCGCCGCGGGATGACCCCAGACGAAGCACGGAGGCGGGCGCTGGTCAAGTTGGGCGGCCTGGAGCAAACGAAAGAGCGTTACCGCGAACGATGGGGGCTGCCGCGGCTCGAGACGGTCTGGCAGGACGCACGCTTTGGCCTGCGAATGATGCGCAAGACTCCCGGTTTCACCGCTGTCATCGTCCTCACTCTCGCGCTCGGCATCGGGATCAACACGGGCATCTTTCAGATTTTCAACGCGCTCGCTTTACGCCCGCTGGAGTTGCCCGGGTCGCAACGGGTCCTCACTTTGTACCAAACCTTCCATCTGAATCAGGGACCGATGCATCGAAACGTCCACGGCTCAGAAAACTTATTCTCGTATTACGAATACATGGAGTACCGGAACCAGAACCACGTTTTTTCCGGTTTGCTGTCCTACGCCCCATTCGTAGAGGTGACATTGGGTGGCGAGCGATCCCGTCAGCTCCTCGGTACCCTGGCGTCGTGCAACTACTTCGACGTGCTGGGTGTGCGACCTGTGCTGGGACGGACTTTCATCGAGTCCGATTGTGCTCAAACCGGTAATGGCGCCGTTGTCGTTCTCAGTGATGAGATGTGGCGCAACGCCTTCGCCGCAGACCCGGCTGTCCTTGGAAGGACGGTTTCGCTCAACCGCGTCCCCCTGACGATCATTGGAGTCACCCCTCGTGGCTTCGAGGGAACCGAGGCGACGCCATCCACATTCTGGACACCGCTCACCATGCAGCCGGTTATTTATCCGGGCCGGGTTGAGCAGGGGGACATGCTGGCGGATGACAATTTGAGCTGGCTGCAACTGATGGGACGCGTCCGCGGCGACTTCTCAAACAAACAGGTCCTGGCTGACCTGAGGGTTATCGCGGCCCGACTGGACGGACGGCATCCCGGGTTTGACACGAAGATCGCCGTCGCGAATTCCACCCTCTTCGTCCGGCCTGAGGAGCATCACCTCATGATCGGCGGCGGGGTTGTGATTCTCTGTGCGGTGGGGCTCGTTCTACTCATCGCCTGCGCGAATGTGGCGAGTCTGCTGCTCGCTCGGGCCGCCGCGCGGCGGCGGGAGATCGCGATTCGTCTTGCCACGGGCGCCCGCCGTGGCCGCCTGGTTCGCCAGCTCCTGACCGAGAGTCTTTTGCTCGCATTGCTCGGAGGCGTGGCGGGTTCCCTCTTGGCATTCTGGTCTTTCGATAGAATATTGAAGTTCACGCTCTTGCACCTGCCCGAAGATCTCCCCACCCTCAATCTGACGATCGCCCCCGACCTCCGCGTTCTGGCCTACATTCTAGTCCTCACGTTGCTCGCGGCAATCGCGTTTGGCCTCGCGCCCGCGTTCGAAGCCTCCCGCATGGACCTGTCTACACAACTCAAGGATGAGGGCGCGGACCTACAGGGCAATCAACCTCTCGGCGCGTTGTTGCGACGTTCGCTTGTAGGATTGCAGATAGCGGTCTCAATGGTCCTTCTGCTCACTGCCGGGCTTCTGCTTCGAGGCCTCTACCGGGCGCAGACCATCGATCCCGGCTTCTCCCTCGAAAACATCACAGCGGTCTCCTCCGATCTTGCGGGTCAGGGCTACTCCGGGGAACGCGCCGCGGCTTTCAGAAGCGAGCTGATCAACCGTCTTTCCGCGCTACCGGGGGTGGAAGACGTGGCACAAGCTTCGGTTTTCCCCCTGGGCAACTCGCACCAAGTCACCCAAGGTTCCATTCCAGGCCATGAGGGAGGCCGAAGGGTTGAATTAAACGCTGTCTCCCGGAATTTCTTCGCCACCATGGCGATTCCAATCGTCCGCGGCCGGACCTTTAGCAATGCCGAGGTTCAGACCGATGCCAAGGTCGTCATCGTGACGGAAGCTGCGGCGCGGCTTTTCTGGCCGGGTGAAGACCCGGTCGGCCAACGGCTCATGATTTACAATCCCGTCTATGAAGTCATCGGCGTTGCAAAGGACGCTCAAGTCTCGCATCTCGGTGAAGCCCATCCCAACTATCTATATCTCCCCGCAGGGGGAGACAAGCTGGCACAACTCCATTTGCTGGTTCGCACTGCCGGAGCCGGCGCTTCGCTGAAAGAGATGCGCTCCGCCGTTCGAGAGCTCGATCCTCAACTCTCGGCCGATGTGGTGCGCCTCGAAGACTATCTTGAGTTCTGGCGCGCCCCGGCACGCGTGGCGGCTGGTTTTTCTGCGGCATTGGGCATGTTGGCCCTTCTGCTGGCATCCGCCGGCGTGTATGGGACGGTCAGTTTTGCTGTCAGTCGCCGCATCCGCGAAATCGGAATTCGCATGGCCCTCGGAGCGGACGGCCAGGATGTCTTGCACCTCATCCTTCGACAGGCCATGCGCCCGGTCTTAATAGGCGCCGCTGTCGGCATCACGGTGTGCGCCGGGGTGTCCTGGGTTCTTTCAAATATACTCTTTGGCCTCAGTAGTCTCGATCCTATCGCCTTTTTCGCTATACCGGCGTTTCTGCTGGCTGTGGCCTTGCTGGCAAGCTACGTTCCTGCCCGCCGAGCCTGCCGCGTGGATCCGATGGTGGCATTGAGGTACGAGTGA
- a CDS encoding ABC transporter permease, with product MEAPTYPLQPDWRVFAYLTVMTMLAGCIAGWAPALESLKVNLLASLSGSESVFGPGTTRWRAGDILIAAQAAISVVLLAIAGLFMRAQYTMINADPGFESKQLLLVPLEMDSAEFSSGSAASFYRTLEQRVRAIPGVRAICYASSPPGSSGDEAAMEQVKLPGQAEGSEKLAGVNSVSPDFFETFRIPIVAGRKFRESDAASLDSSSAIIASETLARTFWPGEDALGRVIEDARGGRLRVVGIARDTRSELGALDGPRFYRLWIPQSSGYSLMVRFVGAARPSAEVVRNVIRDLDHEMPAWPRTLRSLREEVVARFWVVARMILFLGVVALALAVIGVYGVVALTVSRRTKEIGIRMALGATSDHIFRLVLGSGAKPLLSGLVGGLILALIGAMAMARVLRDLPVPLEAWDPLVYLAISTAVSGSAMMALFGLAQWSKKVDPMVALRYE from the coding sequence GTGGAAGCGCCGACTTATCCCCTCCAGCCTGACTGGCGGGTATTTGCCTACCTTACTGTGATGACCATGCTGGCCGGGTGTATCGCGGGGTGGGCACCCGCGCTCGAATCTTTGAAGGTCAATCTCCTGGCATCCTTGAGCGGTAGTGAGAGTGTGTTCGGTCCCGGGACGACACGATGGCGGGCGGGAGATATCCTGATTGCCGCACAAGCAGCCATAAGCGTCGTCCTGCTCGCAATCGCTGGACTCTTTATGCGCGCCCAATACACGATGATTAACGCGGACCCGGGATTTGAGAGCAAGCAGCTGCTCCTGGTTCCATTGGAGATGGATTCGGCGGAGTTTTCGTCGGGTTCTGCTGCCTCATTTTACCGCACCCTGGAACAACGTGTGCGAGCCATACCGGGTGTGCGAGCAATTTGCTATGCCAGTTCGCCTCCGGGTTCGAGCGGGGATGAAGCCGCTATGGAACAAGTCAAGCTCCCGGGTCAAGCGGAAGGATCTGAAAAACTCGCCGGCGTCAATTCCGTGTCACCGGATTTCTTTGAGACCTTCCGAATCCCGATCGTTGCCGGGCGGAAGTTCCGTGAATCAGACGCCGCTTCTCTGGACTCCTCCTCTGCGATCATCGCCTCTGAAACCTTGGCCCGAACATTCTGGCCGGGTGAAGACGCACTGGGCAGGGTGATCGAAGATGCCAGGGGCGGCCGGCTGCGGGTGGTGGGCATCGCACGTGATACGAGGTCCGAATTGGGCGCCCTGGATGGACCTCGCTTCTACCGTCTGTGGATACCTCAAAGCTCCGGCTACTCCTTAATGGTCCGGTTTGTGGGCGCGGCCCGTCCGTCTGCAGAGGTGGTCAGAAACGTGATCAGGGACCTGGATCACGAAATGCCGGCCTGGCCCCGGACACTTCGCTCGTTGCGGGAGGAAGTGGTTGCGAGGTTTTGGGTGGTTGCCCGAATGATTCTATTTCTTGGCGTGGTGGCCTTGGCCCTCGCGGTCATCGGCGTGTATGGCGTGGTCGCTCTTACCGTAAGCCGGCGGACGAAGGAGATCGGCATCCGCATGGCGCTGGGCGCGACCTCGGACCATATCTTTCGTCTGGTTCTCGGCTCGGGCGCCAAGCCGCTTCTCTCCGGATTAGTGGGAGGATTGATCTTGGCTCTGATCGGGGCAATGGCGATGGCCCGGGTGTTACGAGACCTGCCCGTCCCCCTTGAGGCATGGGACCCGCTGGTCTATTTGGCGATTTCAACAGCGGTGTCAGGCTCCGCGATGATGGCCTTGTTCGGGCTTGCCCAGTGGTCGAAGAAAGTCGATCCGATGGTGGCCCTGAGGTATGAATAG
- a CDS encoding PadR family transcriptional regulator — MSDKTEVWQGTLALMILKTLEAMGPGHGYGIARRIEQTSGNLLVVNYGTIYPSLLKLEQEGYIDSEWGMSDNNRKAKYYRLTRAGRKHVEKEAQDWEQATAILARFLAPGEEHS; from the coding sequence ATGAGCGATAAAACAGAGGTCTGGCAGGGAACCCTGGCCCTGATGATCCTGAAGACCCTCGAAGCGATGGGACCGGGGCACGGTTACGGGATTGCCCGCCGGATCGAGCAGACGAGCGGTAATCTCCTGGTGGTGAATTACGGGACCATTTATCCGAGCCTTCTGAAACTGGAGCAGGAGGGCTACATTGACTCCGAGTGGGGCATGTCGGATAACAACCGCAAGGCTAAATATTACCGCCTCACCCGGGCCGGACGTAAGCACGTGGAGAAGGAAGCGCAGGATTGGGAACAAGCGACGGCCATCCTCGCACGATTCCTGGCGCCAGGGGAGGAGCACTCTTGA
- a CDS encoding GerMN domain-containing protein gives MWRYFKIIMVSALLVASVVGLYYFRGFSRIVELFRRESAQPTKPFQPASTLLIKPAGSVPVKLYFPSLARPGMLEEEDAEIRASELAQNRAKQIILKLIEGSKKSSGRTISQETVLKELFLTSDGTALVDFSGAIQKNHPGGIECELQTIYSVVDSLTVNIPTIRRVRFLIDDTEVDSLVGHSDLAQAFTQDLNYVVRSSAAIPAAGSPVPAAPPPAPEQKEDPQRRLKSAH, from the coding sequence ATGTGGCGATACTTTAAAATCATCATGGTGTCAGCCTTGCTGGTGGCAAGCGTCGTGGGACTCTATTATTTCCGGGGCTTCTCGCGAATTGTCGAATTGTTTCGCCGCGAGAGCGCCCAACCCACCAAACCCTTTCAACCCGCTTCGACGCTGCTGATCAAGCCGGCAGGATCGGTGCCGGTGAAGCTGTATTTTCCATCCCTCGCCAGACCGGGGATGTTGGAGGAGGAAGATGCGGAGATCCGCGCTTCGGAGTTGGCACAGAACCGGGCCAAGCAGATCATCTTAAAGCTGATCGAAGGTTCGAAGAAGAGCTCCGGCCGCACAATCTCTCAGGAAACCGTCCTGAAGGAACTGTTCCTCACTTCCGATGGGACCGCCCTGGTTGATTTTTCAGGGGCCATCCAGAAGAACCATCCCGGCGGGATCGAATGCGAATTACAGACCATCTATTCGGTGGTCGATTCCTTGACGGTCAACATCCCCACCATCCGGCGGGTCCGCTTTCTTATTGATGATACCGAGGTGGACTCCCTGGTGGGGCATTCTGACTTGGCGCAGGCCTTCACCCAGGACCTTAACTACGTGGTGAGGTCCTCGGCCGCCATTCCGGCAGCGGGTTCCCCTGTTCCTGCTGCACCCCCTCCCGCGCCGGAGCAAAAGGAAGACCCACAAAGGAGATTAAAGAGTGCGCACTGA